Proteins encoded together in one Lathyrus oleraceus cultivar Zhongwan6 chromosome 5, CAAS_Psat_ZW6_1.0, whole genome shotgun sequence window:
- the LOC127082223 gene encoding probable WRKY transcription factor 41, producing the protein MGDSKSLIHELLQGLELARKLRIYLNVSSSSSSIDETREVLIHKIISTFEKALEIVNRKGHVNVAESSQQQQQQQQHPSASGTLAMIRMLDSPPLSSSPRSEDSDRDFKSRDDHNTPRKRNTLPIRWTKQIRVTPGIAVEGPLDDGYIWRKYGQKDILGATHPRGYYRCTHRNIQGCLATKQVQRSDEDPTIFEITYRGNHTCTIGSASKVAVPIPTLNPNENQETNVNTNQQLMNLRTGLRVQTENLDFLDQSYAPLIHFHSNHVLESSFAENFNSPATSGISHFSMSSSPSVFPNMASEIIPSATSVANTPTTDLDFPFQQFLFDGENFTFDSSQFFP; encoded by the exons ATGGGAGATTCGAAGAGTCTGATACATGAGCTACTACAAGGATTGGAGTTGGCAAGAAAACTTAGAATTTATCTCAACgtatcttcttcttcttcctccatTGACGAAACACGTGAAGTTTTGATACATAAAATCATATCCACGTTCGAAAAGGCACTTGAAATTGTGAACCGTAAAGGACACGTTAATGTGGCTGAATCTTcacaacaacagcagcaacaacaacaacacccTTCAGCCTCAGGAACACTAGCCATGATCAGAATGTTGGATTCACCACCTTTAAGCTCTAGTCCAAGAAGTGAAGACTCTGATAGAGATTTTAAGAGCCGTGATGATCACAATACTCCCCGAAAAAG AAATACTCTACCAATTAGATGGACAAAACAAATTAGAGTTACACCTGGAATAGCAGTGGAAGGTCCTCTTGATGATGGATATATTTGGAGAAAATATGGCCAAAAAGACATTCTAGGAGCCACACATCCTAG AGGTTATTACAGATGCACTCACAGAAACATTCAAGGATGTTTGGCAACAAAGCAAGTACAAAGATCCGACGAAGATCCAACAATCTTCGAAATCACTTACCGAGGAAACCACACATGCACAATCGGAAGTGCTTCCAAAGTGGCTGTTCCAATTCCAACCTTGAATccaaatgaaaatcaagaaacAAACGTAAACACAAACCAACAACTAATGAACCTGCGAACAGGTCTAAGAGTTCAGACAGAGAATCTAGATTTCCTCGACCAATCATATGCTCCGTTAATCCATTTCCATTCGAACCATGTTCTTGAAAGTAGCTTTGCTGAAAACTTCAACTCCCCTGCAACTTCTGGAATAAGTCACTTCTCAATGTCTTCGTCTCCGAGTGTGTTCCCGAATATGGCCAGTGAGATTATTCCATCCGCTACTTCTGTTGCAAATACGCCAACCACTGATTTAGATTTTCCATTTCAACAATTTCTATTTGATGGAGAGAACTTCACCTTTGATAGCTCGCAGTTTTTCCCTTGA